The Maridesulfovibrio ferrireducens genome has a window encoding:
- a CDS encoding glycerol-3-phosphate dehydrogenase/oxidase, with protein sequence MKRADFIQQMEDSSKVWDFIIIGGGATGLGAGLDAAARGYSVLLLEQGDFAEATSSRSTKMVHGGVRYLAQGNISLVMGALRERGILRQNAPHMCYNQKFVVPDYKWWGLPYYGIGLKAYDMLAGKYSFGSSRILSSNKVKKEIPGVLSNKLKGGVTYHDGQFDDARLALTIARTMADMGGCPLNYARVTNLVKNSAGYVCGVQAEDKISGKSYELKGKAVINATGIFTDDVMNMDNSHHEKLIAPSQGVHMVIDREFLGGETGIMVPKTDDGRVIFFVPWHGKVVVGTTDTPLSSVCMEPKPLEEEIDFLVEHSARYLCKPPKRSDVLSVFVGIRPLIAASSDGCKTSALSRDHYLTISPNKLLTIAGGKWTTYRHMAEDCIDNAITMGGHSFRPSPTRHLKLHGYTEEFDHNDHMHVYGSEAAEIKALASEFPELDEPMHENLPYSWLEVVWAARNEWVQTVSDALSRRTRALILNAKAAAEVAPKAAEIIARELGKDEEWVKEQVEEFSALSKNYIVT encoded by the coding sequence ATGAAACGTGCAGATTTTATTCAACAGATGGAAGACAGTTCTAAGGTATGGGATTTCATCATCATCGGAGGCGGAGCAACCGGTCTCGGTGCCGGTCTTGATGCAGCGGCAAGAGGATATTCCGTACTCCTGCTTGAACAAGGCGATTTCGCTGAAGCAACCTCCAGCCGCAGTACTAAAATGGTGCATGGCGGAGTGAGATACCTTGCGCAGGGTAACATTTCTCTGGTTATGGGTGCCTTGCGTGAACGCGGCATCCTGCGCCAGAACGCTCCCCACATGTGTTACAATCAGAAATTTGTAGTGCCGGATTATAAGTGGTGGGGTCTTCCTTATTATGGAATCGGCCTGAAAGCATATGACATGCTCGCCGGGAAATACAGCTTCGGATCCTCCCGGATTCTTTCTTCAAATAAAGTCAAAAAAGAAATTCCCGGCGTTCTGTCTAATAAGCTCAAGGGCGGCGTGACCTATCACGACGGACAATTTGATGATGCCCGCCTTGCTCTGACAATCGCGCGGACAATGGCTGATATGGGCGGCTGTCCATTGAATTATGCCCGCGTTACCAATCTGGTCAAAAATTCTGCCGGATACGTTTGCGGAGTTCAGGCCGAGGATAAAATCAGCGGCAAGTCTTACGAGCTGAAAGGTAAGGCCGTCATAAACGCCACCGGTATTTTTACTGATGATGTTATGAACATGGACAATTCCCATCACGAAAAGCTTATCGCGCCCAGTCAGGGTGTTCATATGGTAATAGATCGCGAATTTCTCGGCGGCGAGACCGGAATTATGGTCCCTAAGACTGATGACGGGCGCGTGATTTTCTTTGTGCCATGGCATGGAAAGGTTGTTGTCGGAACAACTGATACGCCTCTTTCTTCTGTCTGTATGGAGCCTAAACCTTTGGAAGAAGAGATCGACTTTTTAGTGGAGCACTCCGCAAGATATTTATGCAAACCGCCTAAGCGTTCGGATGTTCTCAGTGTTTTCGTGGGAATAAGACCTCTGATTGCGGCAAGCAGTGATGGTTGCAAAACTTCCGCGTTGTCCCGGGATCATTACCTGACCATATCTCCGAATAAGTTGCTGACCATTGCAGGTGGTAAGTGGACGACTTATAGACATATGGCGGAAGATTGTATCGACAACGCCATCACAATGGGCGGGCATTCTTTTCGTCCTTCTCCCACCAGACATTTGAAATTGCATGGTTACACTGAAGAGTTTGACCACAACGACCATATGCACGTTTACGGAAGTGAAGCTGCGGAAATCAAAGCCCTTGCTTCTGAATTTCCAGAGCTTGACGAACCGATGCATGAAAATCTTCCCTACTCTTGGCTTGAAGTGGTCTGGGCAGCCCGTAACGAATGGGTTCAGACTGTATCTGATGCTCTTTCGCGTAGAACCAGAGCATTGATTCTTAATGCTAAGGCTGCCGCAGAAGTAGCCCCTAAGGCCGCTGAAATCATCGCCAGAGAGCTTGGCAAGGATGAAGAGTGGGTTAAAGAGCAGGTCGAAGAGTTCTCAGCTTTATCCAAGAATTATATTGTAACCTAA
- a CDS encoding diguanylate cyclase — protein sequence MITDREEQLSTEPRINTIWLPILIGVLIFSLVVIFWWTLREEDLSNQHNLVMQYTEKLSANIQADIRSRIPALQRIVNRWEFSGGTPEASFINDAVNYINDLPGFQAIGWVDKTLHVKWIAPLTGNEQAVGIDLGFEKNRRIALEQAKNAKKPTMSKSLDLVQGGKGFILYFPIYIEQNFDGFLSAVFRIKPWLNHIFLTDDTPNDLSDFKISVDIDGAPVYRQTGWDILQPSPFEATTSTIIMDHKITISCRPTQFFFDHHNKNHHPSIALLVGSILTILISFVVHLFQKTSTEAWRTYSTQKTLEFEIKNHKKTTKDLKHASARLTLAAKAGKIGIWEWDVITNTLTWNERMYELYDVPTDINPSYETWSSALHHEDAAEAESKLKAAVEGKGTFDTEFRIITSDGGIKYIHAAAKAERDAKNNPLRMTGVNWDVTDQKNTEEQIRHMATHDVLTGLPTLKLAKDRVGMAFAIATRKELMTAVMFVDLDGFKNVNDTLGHDAGDMVLKETATRLLSCVRKVDTVARIGGDEFLIVLNELNSKNDMEQIAEKIVKSIAMPFIHENKQVTVGASVGIAVCSASCAKSDVEKLIKQADEAMYSIKKTGKNGYAFAENDYAEENF from the coding sequence ATGATTACAGACCGCGAAGAACAGCTCTCCACCGAACCGCGAATCAATACCATATGGCTGCCCATACTTATCGGCGTACTCATTTTTTCCCTAGTTGTTATTTTCTGGTGGACACTCAGAGAGGAAGATTTATCTAATCAGCATAATCTGGTTATGCAATATACCGAAAAACTTTCGGCAAATATTCAAGCTGATATTCGTTCCCGAATTCCCGCTTTGCAACGCATTGTTAATCGATGGGAATTCAGCGGGGGAACACCTGAAGCCAGTTTTATTAATGATGCAGTAAATTATATTAACGACCTGCCGGGCTTTCAAGCTATAGGGTGGGTCGACAAAACCCTGCATGTAAAATGGATAGCTCCTTTAACAGGAAACGAGCAGGCTGTGGGCATAGATCTAGGTTTTGAAAAAAATCGGAGAATTGCACTTGAACAAGCTAAAAATGCTAAAAAGCCTACGATGTCTAAATCTCTTGATTTAGTACAGGGAGGAAAAGGTTTTATCCTCTATTTTCCTATTTATATTGAACAAAATTTCGATGGTTTCCTCTCGGCAGTTTTTAGAATCAAACCGTGGTTAAACCACATTTTCCTCACAGACGATACACCTAATGATCTTAGTGATTTTAAAATCTCCGTCGATATAGACGGCGCTCCTGTTTATCGTCAAACAGGCTGGGACATACTGCAACCAAGCCCCTTCGAGGCAACCACATCGACCATAATTATGGACCATAAAATAACCATCTCGTGCCGCCCTACTCAATTTTTCTTCGATCATCACAACAAAAACCATCATCCATCAATTGCATTGCTAGTTGGCTCTATCTTAACAATTCTAATTTCATTCGTTGTCCACCTGTTCCAAAAGACTTCAACTGAAGCGTGGAGAACTTATTCAACCCAGAAAACTCTAGAATTCGAAATTAAAAATCATAAAAAAACTACAAAGGATCTAAAACATGCCTCGGCCCGCCTGACTCTGGCCGCTAAAGCCGGGAAAATAGGCATATGGGAATGGGATGTCATAACAAATACGCTGACATGGAATGAACGAATGTATGAGCTGTATGATGTTCCAACGGACATCAACCCAAGTTATGAAACATGGAGCAGTGCCCTTCACCACGAGGACGCAGCAGAAGCCGAATCCAAGCTTAAGGCTGCCGTCGAAGGAAAAGGTACTTTCGATACCGAGTTCCGAATCATTACTTCCGACGGAGGAATAAAATATATTCATGCCGCCGCAAAGGCTGAGCGAGACGCAAAGAATAATCCCTTACGAATGACCGGGGTAAACTGGGACGTAACTGATCAGAAAAATACTGAAGAACAAATACGCCACATGGCAACGCACGATGTTTTGACTGGGTTGCCAACCTTAAAACTCGCCAAAGACCGCGTAGGAATGGCTTTTGCCATAGCGACACGCAAGGAATTGATGACGGCTGTAATGTTCGTGGACCTCGACGGTTTTAAAAATGTCAACGACACACTGGGGCACGATGCGGGTGATATGGTTCTGAAAGAAACAGCGACGAGATTACTTTCCTGCGTACGAAAGGTTGATACAGTCGCCCGAATCGGCGGAGATGAATTTCTAATCGTATTAAATGAGTTGAACTCAAAAAACGACATGGAACAAATTGCTGAAAAAATAGTTAAATCCATCGCAATGCCGTTTATTCACGAAAACAAACAGGTCACCGTCGGCGCCAGTGTAGGAATCGCAGTATGCTCTGCATCCTGTGCTAAAAGTGATGTTGAAAAACTCATCAAACAAGCTGACGAAGCCATGTACTCTATTAAAAAGACCGGGAAAAACGGCTACGCATTCGCAGAAAATGATTATGCAGAAGAAAATTTTTAA
- a CDS encoding tyrosine-type recombinase/integrase produces MMGTGTTKDGRHYVQYRIKGRKSPVREYFGRGDDGLKCAKIRDAEISLQKAKGIELRQGSSIYLDELAQEYLRDAKARNLSVKFLKNFSSLLNNTILPALTHRPVDSLDYGDILALAETKWADISPASVNRYTGYLRAVFRWGIEQDLTNKNPLDKWRKAKERGKKVVGLDVDGLTRMIASAEPHVAWGLEVAWMCGARPGPTELFSLLWSNHDPLASTLHIQGTKTVKSDRIIPLSPADNGRLITQRAKAQSAYIINYKGLPVKQMFKGIKTALKRAGLNYPVCWYDIRHLWASELLRNGADLAAVSAMLGHSDISTTQKKYYHLLQGEKARAVNLKPTIKIATTIPKVVNLR; encoded by the coding sequence ATGATGGGAACAGGAACTACAAAAGATGGACGACACTACGTTCAATACAGAATCAAAGGCCGAAAAAGTCCTGTTCGCGAGTATTTTGGTCGTGGTGATGATGGATTGAAATGTGCTAAAATTAGAGACGCTGAAATTTCTCTACAAAAAGCAAAGGGTATTGAGCTTCGTCAGGGTTCATCTATTTATCTTGATGAGCTGGCTCAAGAATACTTGAGGGACGCTAAAGCTCGAAACCTAAGTGTTAAATTTTTGAAGAACTTTTCATCTCTTTTAAATAACACAATACTTCCAGCTCTCACCCATCGCCCTGTAGATAGTCTTGATTACGGAGATATTCTAGCCCTTGCAGAAACTAAATGGGCAGACATTTCCCCTGCTTCGGTTAATAGATATACGGGATACTTAAGAGCTGTTTTCCGTTGGGGAATAGAACAGGATCTTACAAATAAGAACCCTTTGGACAAGTGGCGCAAGGCGAAGGAGCGAGGCAAGAAGGTTGTCGGGCTAGACGTGGACGGATTAACTAGAATGATCGCTTCAGCCGAGCCTCATGTGGCTTGGGGCTTAGAGGTTGCATGGATGTGCGGAGCAAGGCCCGGTCCGACAGAATTGTTTTCCCTTTTATGGTCTAACCATGACCCTCTCGCTTCAACTCTACATATCCAAGGGACAAAGACCGTCAAGTCAGACAGGATAATCCCACTTTCTCCGGCTGATAATGGCAGACTAATAACACAGCGAGCAAAAGCGCAGTCGGCATATATAATTAATTACAAGGGGCTTCCAGTAAAACAGATGTTCAAAGGAATTAAAACTGCATTAAAACGTGCAGGTTTAAATTACCCTGTTTGCTGGTACGACATTCGCCATTTATGGGCTTCAGAACTTTTACGGAACGGAGCCGACCTTGCTGCCGTTTCTGCAATGCTTGGGCATTCAGACATTTCAACTACTCAAAAAAAATACTACCACCTACTCCAAGGCGAAAAAGCCAGAGCAGTAAACTTGAAGCCGACAATCAAGATTGCTACCACTATTCCAAAGGTTGTAAACCTGAGATAA
- a CDS encoding MIP/aquaporin family protein, with protein sequence MNFFLSEMIGTMILTLFGCGVVANVLLEKSKGQNGGWIVISMGWGFAVAFAVYVAGKHSGAHINPAVTIGLASIGAFPWANVPVYIAGQMTGGFLGAVLCYFVYQCHWEPTKDPELKLAVFATGPAIPCTVQNFLCEFIGTACLLFLLLGIGANEFSQGLNPLVIGFLIMAIGLSLGGPTGYAINPARDLAPRIAHMLLPIPGKGGSNWGYAWVPIVAPICGGVAGAMLYKALIG encoded by the coding sequence ATGAATTTCTTTTTAAGTGAGATGATTGGAACCATGATTTTGACTCTTTTCGGGTGCGGGGTTGTTGCTAACGTTCTTTTGGAAAAATCGAAAGGACAGAACGGCGGCTGGATTGTAATCAGTATGGGGTGGGGATTTGCTGTAGCATTTGCGGTGTATGTTGCGGGTAAACATTCAGGTGCTCACATTAATCCTGCTGTCACAATCGGTTTAGCTTCCATCGGAGCTTTTCCTTGGGCTAATGTTCCGGTTTATATTGCAGGACAGATGACAGGTGGTTTTCTCGGAGCTGTTTTATGCTACTTTGTTTACCAATGCCACTGGGAACCTACTAAAGACCCGGAACTCAAATTGGCTGTTTTTGCCACCGGGCCTGCAATCCCATGCACAGTTCAAAACTTTTTGTGCGAATTTATAGGCACTGCCTGTCTACTATTTCTTCTTTTGGGTATCGGAGCCAATGAATTCAGTCAGGGCCTTAATCCTCTTGTAATCGGTTTCTTAATTATGGCGATCGGTCTTTCTCTGGGTGGACCTACCGGTTATGCCATCAATCCTGCTCGTGACCTTGCTCCTAGAATTGCACACATGTTGCTTCCTATTCCCGGTAAGGGCGGCAGTAACTGGGGTTACGCCTGGGTGCCTATCGTTGCTCCTATTTGTGGCGGCGTTGCCGGTGCCATGCTGTACAAAGCGCTTATCGGTTAA
- a CDS encoding helix-turn-helix domain-containing protein, translated as MSKITQIDSAKYISKAQAAKYIGYSRRQLGRFIDKYKIPTYGPEANRFKMQDLDSWMENPESFLRRKVTSRRRKQGFTPVAV; from the coding sequence ATGAGTAAAATAACACAAATAGACTCAGCTAAATATATAAGTAAAGCTCAAGCTGCTAAGTATATAGGATACTCCCGCAGACAATTGGGTAGATTTATAGATAAGTACAAAATCCCTACATATGGACCAGAAGCCAATCGCTTTAAAATGCAAGACTTAGACTCTTGGATGGAAAACCCCGAATCTTTCCTGCGTAGAAAGGTCACTTCTCGTAGACGTAAACAGGGCTTTACGCCTGTAGCTGTTTGA
- the rmuC gene encoding DNA recombination protein RmuC, whose translation MIEYIYTLPLEPFLFLAGLIVGTIIAMLVHSHRMTMANLRAQNQQAQLEERLKRIPELSLELAEAQDEISELNHDLANLRERNGSTESTISAQLLQISRADKSIEELKTERNKLSEDRQILLSRLTKIKTELDNERKQSSEKLILLTEAKEELSNQFKTLANEILEEKSKKFTEQNQTNLTQLLTPLKTKLGDFQGKVEEVYFQESKDRSALSEQVKQLMDLNRQLSSDAHNLTKALKGQSKTQGNWGELILERVLEMSGLRKGQEYDVQENHTRNDGSRAQPDVVIHLPDSRHLIVDAKVSLNAYNDYVNAEDDNKRTDAVKRHLESMRSHIKGLSGKNYQLLYGLESLDFVIMFVPIESAFILGSTQDATLWQNAWNKNVLIVSPSTLLFVIRTVAHLWRQEQQSRNAQEIAQRGAELYNKFVGFVEDLTKVGDRLNQAQNAYDNAFNKLTSGKGNIVRQTELLKELGVKPKKTLPADIVSLALEDSQCPPQTEITISSPN comes from the coding sequence GTGATCGAATACATCTATACTTTACCTTTAGAACCTTTTCTATTTTTAGCCGGATTAATTGTCGGCACCATCATAGCAATGCTTGTTCATTCTCACCGGATGACAATGGCTAACCTCCGCGCTCAAAACCAGCAGGCTCAACTGGAGGAACGTCTAAAACGCATTCCTGAACTGAGTCTGGAATTGGCTGAAGCTCAAGACGAAATTTCTGAGCTTAATCATGATCTTGCAAACCTGCGTGAAAGAAACGGATCAACCGAATCAACAATCAGCGCACAGCTGCTCCAAATCAGCAGAGCAGATAAATCTATTGAAGAGCTTAAAACTGAACGAAACAAATTATCTGAAGACAGACAAATACTTTTAAGCAGACTTACAAAAATTAAAACCGAACTTGATAATGAACGAAAGCAAAGCAGTGAAAAACTCATTCTATTAACCGAAGCGAAAGAAGAACTTTCGAACCAGTTCAAAACTCTCGCGAATGAAATCCTTGAAGAAAAATCCAAAAAATTCACTGAACAAAATCAGACAAATCTTACCCAGCTTCTAACTCCTTTGAAAACAAAGCTTGGTGATTTTCAGGGTAAAGTTGAAGAAGTCTATTTTCAGGAGAGTAAAGATCGAAGCGCCCTGTCTGAACAGGTAAAACAATTGATGGATCTTAACCGTCAACTGTCATCGGACGCTCATAACTTAACCAAGGCCCTGAAAGGACAATCCAAAACGCAGGGAAACTGGGGTGAACTGATTTTAGAACGAGTCCTCGAAATGTCGGGACTACGTAAAGGGCAGGAATATGATGTTCAGGAAAACCACACCAGAAATGACGGTTCACGGGCACAACCTGATGTTGTTATTCACCTGCCCGACAGCAGGCATCTCATAGTTGATGCAAAAGTATCACTTAATGCCTACAATGATTACGTTAACGCCGAAGATGACAACAAACGTACGGATGCTGTTAAACGTCATCTAGAATCCATGCGCTCTCACATCAAAGGATTGTCGGGCAAAAACTATCAGTTACTATACGGCTTGGAATCCTTGGATTTTGTAATAATGTTTGTACCTATTGAATCAGCTTTTATTCTCGGCAGCACTCAGGATGCAACATTATGGCAGAACGCGTGGAATAAAAATGTACTGATTGTCAGCCCAAGCACTTTGTTATTCGTTATCCGCACTGTCGCTCATTTGTGGCGACAGGAACAGCAAAGCCGGAACGCTCAGGAAATTGCCCAACGGGGAGCTGAATTATATAATAAATTTGTCGGTTTTGTCGAAGATCTTACAAAAGTAGGAGACCGTTTAAATCAAGCGCAAAACGCATACGACAACGCTTTCAACAAACTGACTTCGGGGAAAGGAAATATCGTAAGGCAAACTGAGCTTTTGAAAGAACTTGGCGTAAAACCCAAAAAGACATTACCGGCCGATATTGTCAGTCTTGCTTTAGAAGATTCACAATGTCCCCCTCAAACAGAAATTACCATTTCATCCCCCAATTAA
- a CDS encoding DeoR/GlpR family DNA-binding transcription regulator: MNSLSKRQREILDIVSDQGFAPIESLAQQFEVTPQTIRRDINKLCEHQLLQRFHGGAGRSSSVENVDYNDRRNILYQEKRLIAEMVAKHIPDRASLFINLGTTTEEVAKTLSGHKGLKVITNNLNVALIMSNNDCEVIVAGGMVRQRDKGITGEATVEFIKQFKVDYGIIGVSGIDEDGTLLDYDYHEVRVAREIINNARNIFLVTDHTKFNRNAMVRIADLSEIDAIFTDKKPSMAFQDLMKSKEVALYVTEPGQRNE; this comes from the coding sequence TTGAACTCATTATCAAAAAGACAACGTGAAATTTTAGATATTGTCAGTGATCAGGGCTTTGCGCCTATTGAATCACTGGCGCAGCAATTCGAAGTTACACCTCAGACAATCAGACGCGACATAAATAAACTTTGTGAACACCAGCTTCTACAGCGCTTTCACGGAGGCGCAGGAAGATCATCAAGCGTTGAAAACGTCGACTATAATGATCGAAGAAACATCCTATATCAGGAAAAAAGACTGATTGCGGAAATGGTTGCCAAACATATTCCAGATCGCGCTTCACTGTTCATAAACCTTGGGACAACTACGGAGGAGGTTGCTAAAACTCTTTCCGGTCACAAGGGACTCAAAGTGATCACAAACAATCTCAATGTTGCTTTAATAATGAGCAATAACGACTGTGAAGTAATTGTTGCCGGCGGTATGGTCAGACAGCGCGACAAAGGGATTACAGGGGAAGCGACGGTGGAGTTCATCAAACAGTTTAAGGTGGACTACGGAATCATCGGAGTTTCAGGCATAGACGAAGACGGAACCCTGCTCGACTACGACTACCACGAGGTTCGGGTCGCCCGCGAGATTATCAACAACGCCAGAAATATTTTTCTGGTCACAGACCACACTAAATTCAACCGCAATGCCATGGTCCGCATAGCTGATCTGTCTGAAATAGATGCTATCTTTACTGATAAAAAACCTTCTATGGCTTTTCAGGATTTGATGAAAAGTAAAGAAGTAGCCTTATATGTCACGGAACCCGGACAAAGAAACGAATAA
- a CDS encoding amidohydrolase family protein, with translation MQSGGFTQIRQTECDRIHAAFAWKEALVDNATLVFGSDWPIVSCDPRAGINHAVTRKPWYEGARIQSVSLDEAVASYTSGAAFSEYCQNIKGEIKSGMLADMVILSENIKELEKKSFNLEIETTIGDGKVVYMKQS, from the coding sequence TTGCAGTCAGGAGGATTTACCCAGATTCGGCAAACTGAATGTGATCGCATCCATGCAGCCTTTGCATGGAAAGAAGCTTTGGTGGACAACGCAACGCTTGTTTTCGGCAGTGACTGGCCCATAGTCTCCTGTGATCCAAGGGCAGGAATCAACCACGCTGTAACCCGTAAACCATGGTATGAAGGTGCCAGGATCCAGTCTGTAAGCTTAGATGAAGCTGTTGCCTCTTATACTTCCGGAGCTGCCTTCTCTGAATATTGCCAGAATATAAAAGGAGAAATCAAGTCAGGCATGCTGGCTGATATGGTTATCCTTTCGGAGAATATAAAAGAGCTTGAAAAAAAATCTTTCAACTTGGAAATAGAAACTACCATCGGCGATGGGAAAGTTGTGTATATGAAACAGAGCTGA
- the glpK gene encoding glycerol kinase GlpK produces MTKKYVLSIDQGTTSSRAIVFNKKGDVVNVTQKEFTQIFPKSGWVEHDAMEIWSSVQSVVAEALAHPDISGSDIATIGITNQRETTVVWDKTTGKPVYNAIVWQSRQTMDICNELKEKGLDPMFREKTGLLIDAYFSGTKVKWILDNVDGARAKADKGDLLFGTIDTWLLWKLTGGKVHVTDYTNASRTLMYNIHDLKWDEELLKHLTVPASMLPEVRPSSEIYGTTQKEKFQGLEVPISGMAGDQQAALFGQACFSEGMAKNTYGTGCFMLMNTGEKAVPSKNGLLTTIAWGVDGKVEYALEGSIFVAGSAVQWLRDGMRMFREARDSELYATRVSSSDGVYLVPAFVGLGAPYWDSEVRGAMFGLTRATTKEHFVRATLESLCYQTKDVLSAMEADSGIKLEKLRVDGGAVANDLILQIQADVLGTPVERPMCIETTALGAAYLAGLAVGFWEDKNDIVKNFGVDREFAPKMEAEESGKLYEGWQKAVKATMAFK; encoded by the coding sequence ATGACTAAAAAGTACGTTCTTTCTATTGATCAGGGGACAACCAGCTCTCGCGCCATTGTTTTTAACAAGAAGGGCGATGTTGTTAACGTAACCCAAAAAGAATTTACCCAGATATTTCCAAAATCCGGCTGGGTTGAACATGATGCAATGGAAATATGGTCCTCTGTACAGTCTGTAGTAGCCGAAGCTTTAGCCCATCCTGATATTTCCGGTTCTGATATCGCGACTATTGGTATAACCAACCAGCGTGAAACCACAGTTGTCTGGGACAAGACAACCGGTAAGCCTGTTTATAACGCTATTGTTTGGCAGTCCCGCCAGACGATGGATATTTGTAATGAGCTTAAAGAAAAGGGTCTCGATCCTATGTTCAGGGAGAAAACAGGGCTGCTCATCGATGCATACTTTTCCGGAACTAAAGTTAAATGGATTCTCGACAACGTAGATGGAGCCCGCGCAAAAGCTGATAAGGGTGATTTGCTTTTCGGAACCATCGACACATGGCTTCTCTGGAAACTGACAGGCGGTAAAGTTCACGTAACTGACTACACCAACGCTTCCAGAACTCTCATGTATAATATTCATGATCTCAAATGGGACGAGGAACTTTTAAAACACCTCACAGTTCCTGCTTCTATGCTGCCGGAAGTAAGACCTTCTTCGGAAATTTACGGAACAACTCAAAAAGAAAAGTTTCAGGGTTTGGAAGTACCTATCTCCGGCATGGCTGGCGATCAGCAGGCGGCTCTTTTCGGGCAGGCTTGTTTCAGCGAAGGCATGGCAAAGAACACATACGGAACCGGTTGTTTTATGCTCATGAATACCGGAGAAAAAGCTGTTCCTTCCAAGAACGGTCTGCTCACCACGATTGCATGGGGTGTTGACGGCAAGGTTGAGTATGCTCTTGAAGGTTCCATCTTCGTCGCCGGTTCAGCTGTTCAGTGGCTGCGTGACGGTATGCGGATGTTCCGGGAAGCAAGAGACAGTGAACTTTACGCTACCCGCGTATCCAGTTCCGATGGTGTTTACCTAGTTCCGGCTTTTGTCGGTCTGGGCGCTCCTTACTGGGATTCAGAGGTTCGCGGAGCTATGTTCGGTCTGACTCGCGCAACCACTAAAGAACACTTTGTCCGCGCAACTCTTGAATCGCTTTGTTATCAGACTAAAGACGTTCTTTCCGCCATGGAAGCTGACTCCGGCATCAAGCTTGAAAAGCTTCGCGTTGACGGTGGCGCTGTAGCCAATGATCTCATCCTACAGATTCAGGCCGATGTTCTTGGAACTCCCGTAGAACGTCCTATGTGCATTGAGACTACTGCTCTTGGAGCAGCATATCTTGCCGGTCTGGCCGTTGGATTCTGGGAAGATAAGAACGACATTGTGAAGAACTTCGGCGTTGACCGTGAATTTGCTCCTAAAATGGAAGCAGAAGAATCCGGCAAGCTTTATGAAGGTTGGCAGAAAGCCGTTAAGGCGACTATGGCCTTTAAATAA